The following proteins are co-located in the Desulfoscipio sp. XC116 genome:
- a CDS encoding XdhC family aldehyde oxidoreductase maturation factor, protein MVKIFQDVLRLLEQGESFVLATILANYGSTPRTAGSKMIIRWDGSIIGTIGGGLVEAKVIELAARVMTEGKALVKEFNLNKKITDKMDMICGGHLKILLDYMSAENVDLLEIYRSLGDAVTAGRRAVLISPVPDGEVDTSAGRQCLVVAERQPVGTFSPQPAEMDELLRVADSRYPQVVTLGDRSFLVEQISSYGTVYIFGAGHVSLQVARLAKTADFKVVVLDDRPEFANRERFPDADMTMVLPGLTADLGELGVDKDSYVVIVTRGHAHDRTVLALALRSKACYIGMIGSKTKRDAIYKALRNEGYDSAELALVHSPIGLSIGAQTPEEIAVSIVGELIKFRAERML, encoded by the coding sequence ATGGTTAAGATTTTTCAGGACGTTTTGCGTTTGCTGGAGCAGGGTGAAAGTTTTGTTCTAGCCACTATTCTAGCCAATTACGGCTCTACCCCGCGCACGGCGGGATCTAAAATGATCATCCGCTGGGACGGTTCAATTATCGGTACCATTGGCGGCGGTTTGGTGGAAGCCAAGGTTATTGAGCTGGCTGCCCGGGTTATGACAGAGGGGAAAGCTCTGGTTAAAGAGTTTAATTTGAACAAAAAAATCACCGATAAGATGGACATGATTTGTGGTGGTCACCTTAAAATACTATTGGATTATATGAGTGCGGAAAATGTAGATTTATTGGAGATTTATCGTTCACTGGGCGATGCCGTGACAGCCGGGCGGAGGGCTGTGCTGATCAGCCCCGTTCCCGACGGAGAGGTGGATACATCCGCCGGAAGGCAGTGCCTGGTGGTTGCGGAAAGACAGCCGGTGGGCACATTTTCCCCGCAACCGGCTGAAATGGATGAGCTGCTGCGCGTGGCCGACAGCCGCTATCCACAGGTGGTGACTTTGGGGGACCGCAGTTTTCTGGTGGAACAAATCAGCAGTTATGGCACTGTCTATATTTTCGGTGCCGGTCATGTGTCACTGCAAGTAGCCCGGCTGGCCAAAACAGCGGATTTCAAAGTGGTGGTGCTTGATGACCGGCCGGAATTTGCCAACCGGGAGCGGTTTCCCGATGCCGACATGACGATGGTATTGCCTGGTTTGACTGCGGATTTGGGTGAGTTGGGAGTTGACAAAGATAGCTACGTGGTCATAGTAACCCGGGGCCATGCGCATGATAGAACAGTGCTGGCACTGGCGCTGCGTTCCAAAGCCTGCTATATAGGGATGATCGGCAGCAAAACCAAGCGGGATGCTATCTACAAGGCATTAAGAAATGAGGGTTACGATAGTGCGGAGCTGGCGCTGGTGCACAGCCCCATTGGTTTGTCCATCGGTGCCCAAACACCTGAAGAAATTGCCGTGAGTATAGTGGGTGAATTAATCAAATTCAGAGCGGAGCGTATGTTATGA
- a CDS encoding DVU_1553 family AMP-dependent CoA ligase, whose product MIDKTPLEQWILNKITGRAGEAGRLTPALIASYQLKKLKETVALAREKSLFYRAALGGFPADKISSLKDLQSLPFTTANDISQNPLRFLCCSQDDIKRVVTMESSGTTGLPKRIFFTADDQELTKDFFHHGMTVIAKPGDKVLILLPYERPGSVGDLFAESVRRMNVIPVPYGIIRDPEDTLKVMAAEQADTLLGIPAQVLALACHEAPGENKFQVNIKNVVLNTDHVPRAVVNWIKKKWSCRVFNHYAMTEMGLGGGLECAALAGYHMREADFIFEIVNPLTGAVLPEGAEGEIVFTTLTRGGMPLIRYRTGDLARFIPGPCPCGTVLRRMAPVKDRVKGLVALAGGGLLSMSMLDEALFAVAGVLDFTATISFGSGVDYLAVKTRLAGWVGEEITESIQKALLSIPVVAENIKQGSLALTPIEADCSGILWKPSKRIIRDLRPQSGA is encoded by the coding sequence TTGATTGACAAAACACCTTTGGAGCAGTGGATTCTTAATAAAATAACGGGCAGAGCCGGGGAGGCGGGGAGGCTGACCCCTGCTCTGATTGCAAGCTATCAGTTGAAGAAGTTAAAGGAAACCGTTGCCCTGGCCCGTGAAAAAAGCTTGTTTTATCGCGCTGCTTTGGGCGGTTTTCCTGCGGATAAAATTAGTTCATTAAAAGACTTGCAGAGCCTTCCTTTTACAACGGCAAATGATATTAGCCAAAATCCACTGCGGTTTTTGTGCTGTTCCCAGGACGACATAAAACGGGTGGTCACCATGGAAAGCTCCGGTACGACGGGTTTGCCCAAAAGGATCTTTTTTACTGCCGACGACCAGGAGCTTACGAAAGACTTTTTTCACCATGGTATGACTGTTATTGCCAAGCCGGGTGATAAGGTGCTGATCCTGCTTCCTTATGAGCGGCCCGGAAGCGTTGGCGATTTGTTTGCGGAAAGCGTGCGGCGCATGAATGTTATACCCGTACCGTATGGCATTATAAGGGATCCCGAAGACACATTGAAAGTAATGGCTGCGGAACAGGCGGACACTTTGTTGGGGATACCGGCTCAGGTACTGGCATTGGCCTGTCATGAAGCGCCGGGCGAAAATAAATTTCAGGTTAATATCAAAAACGTGGTACTAAATACCGACCATGTTCCCCGGGCCGTTGTCAATTGGATCAAAAAGAAATGGTCCTGCCGGGTGTTCAACCACTACGCCATGACCGAGATGGGACTGGGTGGCGGCTTGGAATGCGCGGCGCTGGCGGGCTATCATATGAGAGAGGCCGACTTTATATTTGAAATAGTTAACCCCCTAACCGGTGCGGTGCTGCCGGAAGGCGCAGAGGGGGAAATTGTTTTCACCACCTTAACTCGCGGGGGAATGCCGCTGATCCGGTATCGCACCGGAGATCTGGCCCGGTTTATCCCCGGGCCTTGTCCCTGCGGCACCGTGCTGAGGCGCATGGCTCCGGTGAAGGATCGGGTCAAAGGACTGGTTGCTTTGGCCGGGGGCGGCCTGCTCAGCATGTCCATGCTGGATGAGGCTTTGTTTGCGGTAGCGGGGGTGCTTGATTTCACGGCAACTATTTCATTCGGCAGCGGTGTTGATTATCTGGCCGTTAAAACCCGATTGGCCGGTTGGGTCGGGGAAGAAATAACGGAGTCTATCCAAAAAGCGCTGCTATCCATCCCTGTGGTTGCTGAAAACATCAAGCAAGGTTCTTTGGCCTTGACGCCCATTGAAGCGGATTGTTCCGGGATACTCTGGAAACCATCCAAACGAATAATCCGGGACTTGCGTCCCCAAAGCGGTGCCTGA
- a CDS encoding DVU_1557 family redox protein, producing MAGKDMQAEGVFQCLKCNMPMEPGKVTVSYMGSDFPVELLRCKKCGFVLITEELALGKMLEVEKTLEDK from the coding sequence GTGGCCGGCAAGGATATGCAGGCGGAAGGTGTTTTTCAATGTCTTAAATGCAATATGCCCATGGAGCCGGGTAAGGTTACGGTATCGTATATGGGCAGTGATTTTCCGGTTGAATTGTTAAGATGCAAAAAATGCGGGTTTGTCCTAATTACCGAGGAACTGGCCCTGGGCAAGATGCTGGAAGTGGAAAAAACTTTGGAAGATAAATAA
- a CDS encoding pyridine nucleotide-disulfide oxidoreductase/dicluster-binding protein: protein MDQKRIIEFEEKCTQEHPPACMTACPVHVDVRSFVAAIKAGNFEQAWRIFSKTVRFPGIIGRVCDHPCQAACKRQEAGDAISIAALEKACAGMNSAPPVKLTISSKKDKRVAVVGGGLSGLGAAADLAAKGYNIVVFEATDRLGGRLWEMPAEVLPRRIIQEDIAILDSLGVEIRFSVMVGQTLSVEDLCREFDAVYLGSGKINAAMPGLNYNREGLIIVDPVTLATGPDGVFAGGGLLRGPGYSPIGSLSDGRRAAISIDRYLQQVSLTAARENEGPYRTRLFTGTKGVKPLPAVVPANPAHGYTREEAIVEAGRCLVCECLECVKACPYLDHFKAYPKKYVRQISHNLKMIMGLHEANALINSCSLCGLCQEVCPEGFNMADLCREARSEMFKKGKMPPSTHDFPIRDMDFSNSELCVLTRHQPGYELSRYIFFPGCQLGASKPDQVIKTYVDLTERVAGGVGLMLRCCGAPAEWSGRTELFQTGLREIKEQWQALGRPGLILACSTCYQMFKEHLPEIDIVSLWELYDQIGLPEIAVSQRPGLVAVQDACTARHEKHVHQSVRNILQKLGIRIEELPTSRETTECCGYGGLMSFANRKLADDTIRRRINESPADYVAYCAMCRDNFAAKGKKTYHLLDLIYGETDMTSAAERGPGYSQRRENRARLKNTMLKEVWGDKVTVEQSSYEAINLIISDEVGEIMEERLILKEDVQKVVEHAEGSGQKLLNRHNGHIMACHRPVSVTYWVEYTRQEDGFVIHNVYSHRMKVEGNS from the coding sequence ATGGATCAAAAGCGGATAATTGAATTTGAAGAAAAATGCACCCAGGAGCACCCTCCTGCTTGTATGACAGCCTGTCCCGTTCATGTGGATGTAAGAAGTTTCGTGGCGGCAATAAAGGCCGGCAATTTTGAGCAGGCATGGCGGATTTTCAGTAAAACCGTTCGTTTTCCCGGGATCATCGGGCGGGTTTGCGACCATCCCTGTCAGGCTGCCTGCAAGCGGCAGGAGGCGGGAGACGCCATCTCCATAGCTGCCTTGGAGAAAGCCTGCGCCGGGATGAATTCCGCTCCGCCGGTTAAGCTTACCATATCCTCCAAGAAGGATAAGCGGGTAGCAGTGGTTGGCGGAGGGCTGAGCGGTTTGGGGGCGGCTGCTGACCTGGCCGCAAAGGGCTACAATATAGTGGTTTTCGAGGCCACGGACCGTTTGGGAGGCAGACTGTGGGAAATGCCGGCTGAAGTTCTGCCCCGGCGGATTATTCAGGAAGATATTGCCATACTGGATTCCCTGGGTGTGGAGATTCGGTTTAGCGTCATGGTGGGACAAACACTCTCCGTTGAAGATTTGTGTCGCGAATTTGATGCCGTTTACCTGGGTTCCGGTAAGATTAACGCAGCTATGCCCGGCTTGAATTATAACCGGGAGGGGCTGATTATTGTTGATCCGGTTACCCTGGCCACCGGGCCGGATGGAGTTTTTGCCGGGGGCGGCCTGCTGCGCGGGCCCGGGTATTCGCCTATTGGATCCCTTTCCGACGGCAGGCGGGCCGCTATATCTATTGACCGTTATCTTCAGCAGGTGTCACTGACCGCCGCCCGCGAAAATGAGGGGCCTTACCGGACCAGACTTTTCACCGGCACCAAGGGGGTTAAACCGCTTCCCGCTGTTGTGCCGGCCAATCCCGCACATGGATACACACGGGAGGAAGCCATAGTGGAAGCCGGGCGCTGCCTTGTGTGCGAGTGTTTGGAGTGCGTGAAGGCCTGCCCCTACCTGGACCATTTTAAAGCTTATCCTAAAAAGTATGTCCGGCAAATTAGCCATAATCTTAAAATGATCATGGGGCTGCACGAAGCCAACGCTTTAATAAACTCCTGCAGTCTGTGTGGTCTTTGCCAGGAGGTTTGTCCGGAAGGTTTTAATATGGCGGATCTGTGCCGGGAAGCCCGGAGTGAAATGTTCAAAAAAGGGAAAATGCCGCCTTCCACCCATGACTTTCCTATTCGGGACATGGATTTCAGCAATAGTGAGCTGTGTGTGCTGACCCGCCACCAACCGGGTTATGAGTTAAGCCGCTACATCTTTTTCCCGGGATGCCAGTTAGGCGCTTCCAAGCCCGACCAGGTGATCAAGACTTATGTTGATCTGACGGAGCGGGTTGCCGGAGGGGTCGGCCTGATGTTGCGCTGCTGTGGCGCCCCGGCGGAATGGTCCGGACGAACCGAGCTGTTTCAGACGGGGCTGCGCGAAATTAAGGAACAGTGGCAGGCCCTGGGCAGGCCGGGCTTGATTTTGGCCTGTTCCACATGCTATCAAATGTTTAAGGAGCACTTGCCCGAGATTGATATTGTATCTCTCTGGGAATTATATGACCAGATTGGCCTGCCGGAGATTGCCGTGTCGCAAAGGCCGGGGTTGGTGGCTGTACAGGACGCCTGTACTGCCAGGCATGAAAAACATGTCCACCAAAGTGTCAGAAATATATTGCAAAAGCTCGGTATCAGGATTGAAGAATTACCGACCAGTCGCGAAACGACGGAATGCTGTGGATACGGAGGTTTGATGTCGTTTGCCAACCGGAAACTGGCGGATGATACCATCAGGCGGCGCATCAACGAAAGCCCCGCCGACTATGTGGCCTACTGCGCCATGTGCCGGGATAATTTTGCGGCCAAGGGTAAGAAGACATACCACCTCCTGGATTTGATTTACGGTGAGACAGACATGACCTCGGCGGCGGAACGGGGGCCGGGTTATTCACAGAGGCGTGAAAACAGGGCCAGGCTTAAAAACACAATGCTCAAGGAGGTTTGGGGGGATAAGGTGACGGTGGAGCAAAGCTCGTATGAAGCAATCAATTTAATTATTTCCGACGAAGTGGGCGAAATCATGGAGGAGCGCCTGATCCTGAAGGAAGATGTTCAGAAGGTTGTTGAACATGCCGAAGGGAGCGGCCAAAAACTATTAAATCGCCATAACGGTCATATTATGGCCTGTCACAGGCCGGTAAGCGTTACCTACTGGGTGGAGTATACCCGGCAAGAGGACGGGTTTGTCATTCACAATGTTTATTCGCACCGGATGAAAGTAGAGGGCAATAGTTAA
- the trsM gene encoding DVU_1556 family methyltransferase: MVYPTVSCPLYEGRPIRDVTGDTIRPGGFAITDRALAICSFAAGARVLDVGCGVGATVEHLICRYHLDAVGVDPSSVLLGQGRRRHPGLPLWEAAGENLPFGDGEMDGVFAECTLSVMESPDKALAECCRVLKDGGWLVVADVYVRNPAGVDELHSLPLTGCLTGAMSVQTLTQKISAGGFEVVLWEDHSRLLGELTARLILAHGSMDMFWGCVSDRSVSCAEIKRTVQKARPGYVLVLAKKTGSSKEGSCCND; encoded by the coding sequence ATGGTGTATCCTACTGTATCGTGCCCGCTGTACGAGGGCAGACCGATCCGGGATGTGACCGGAGATACAATTAGACCCGGCGGGTTTGCCATCACGGACCGAGCGCTTGCTATTTGTTCTTTTGCTGCAGGGGCCAGGGTTCTGGATGTGGGCTGCGGCGTTGGTGCTACGGTGGAGCATCTGATTTGTCGTTATCATCTGGATGCCGTCGGTGTGGATCCCTCCTCCGTGCTGCTTGGGCAAGGCCGCCGGAGACATCCCGGCCTGCCTCTTTGGGAAGCGGCCGGAGAGAATTTACCCTTTGGGGATGGGGAAATGGACGGTGTTTTTGCGGAATGCACTCTTTCCGTGATGGAAAGCCCGGACAAGGCTTTGGCGGAATGCTGCCGGGTATTGAAGGATGGCGGGTGGCTGGTGGTTGCCGATGTTTACGTCCGTAACCCGGCAGGAGTGGATGAACTGCATAGTCTTCCTTTGACCGGCTGTCTGACCGGAGCTATGTCCGTTCAAACACTAACCCAAAAAATTAGCGCCGGAGGCTTTGAAGTCGTTTTATGGGAAGATCATTCCAGGCTTTTGGGAGAGCTGACCGCCAGGTTAATCTTGGCTCATGGCTCCATGGACATGTTCTGGGGCTGTGTATCCGACCGGTCCGTTTCCTGTGCTGAGATTAAAAGGACGGTTCAAAAAGCCCGGCCGGGGTATGTCTTGGTCCTGGCTAAAAAAACCGGCAGCAGTAAGGAGGGAAGTTGCTGTAATGACTAA
- a CDS encoding DVU_1551 family NTP transferase: MNGAAAVVLAAGCSSRMGKFKPLLPLNGTTVIAGAVNVFFEAGIRQVLVVTGHRAIELQPVLEGPGLSVVYNPDYRQGMFSSVRAGIAGLPSHLEAFFLLPADNPLVRPQTVKLLLNAWRKNKAGIVYPCFAGQRGHPPLISSEYIGEILSCSADGNLREVLARHEADALDVEVADRGVLLDMDTPEDYHRLLRRAAAIDIPDQMECEVIFRLAGTPSRVIAHGRAVASLASFLGACLNQCGYGLQLALIEAAGLLHDVRKGMPNHAAAGASLLASMGFPRVAGIVTCHMGDGLKTGVGIGEKELVYLADKLLCGENLVALEHRFMKSMKRFAAEPEVQQTVRERWRLAESIKKNVERVLEKRLDIWLKGWNRGVNKADVDLSGAAR, translated from the coding sequence ATGAACGGTGCAGCCGCGGTTGTGCTGGCGGCCGGTTGCTCCTCCCGCATGGGTAAATTCAAGCCCCTTTTGCCGCTGAATGGTACTACCGTCATAGCCGGGGCTGTAAACGTTTTTTTTGAGGCCGGTATACGACAAGTGCTGGTGGTAACAGGTCATCGGGCGATTGAATTGCAGCCCGTGCTGGAGGGGCCGGGCCTGTCGGTTGTTTATAATCCCGACTACCGGCAGGGTATGTTTTCTTCCGTTCGCGCCGGCATAGCCGGTCTTCCGTCTCACTTGGAGGCCTTCTTTCTGTTGCCCGCCGACAATCCGCTGGTAAGGCCGCAAACCGTTAAATTATTGCTGAACGCCTGGCGGAAGAACAAGGCGGGCATTGTTTATCCTTGTTTTGCCGGGCAACGGGGCCATCCCCCTTTGATTTCAAGTGAATATATTGGGGAAATCTTAAGCTGTTCGGCGGATGGCAACCTGCGGGAAGTTCTTGCCCGGCATGAGGCTGATGCTCTTGATGTGGAGGTGGCCGACCGGGGAGTGCTATTGGATATGGACACACCGGAGGATTATCACCGTCTTTTGCGCCGTGCCGCGGCCATTGACATACCCGATCAAATGGAGTGTGAGGTTATCTTTCGATTGGCCGGTACTCCCTCCCGGGTGATTGCTCACGGCAGAGCCGTGGCGTCCCTGGCCTCATTTTTAGGCGCATGTCTTAACCAATGTGGGTATGGCCTGCAGCTTGCTTTAATCGAGGCGGCGGGCTTATTGCACGACGTGCGTAAAGGAATGCCGAATCATGCTGCAGCCGGGGCAAGCTTGCTTGCGTCCATGGGCTTTCCCCGGGTTGCCGGGATTGTAACCTGTCACATGGGGGATGGTTTAAAAACCGGTGTCGGGATTGGTGAAAAAGAGCTGGTTTATTTGGCGGACAAGCTTCTGTGCGGTGAAAATTTAGTTGCTCTCGAGCATCGGTTTATGAAGTCCATGAAGCGTTTTGCCGCCGAGCCGGAAGTTCAACAAACGGTGCGGGAGCGCTGGCGGCTGGCGGAATCAATTAAGAAAAACGTTGAACGGGTGCTGGAAAAACGATTGGATATATGGCTAAAGGGATGGAACAGGGGGGTAAATAAAGCCGATGTTGATTTATCTGGTGCGGCACGGTGA
- a CDS encoding histidine phosphatase family protein, whose amino-acid sequence MLIYLVRHGEIDTDRQKRFIGQIDLPLTGAGVWQAKMLRERLAGITPAGVYCSDLSRSLLTAQIIAGAHTLSPVADIGLREICLGEWEGRSFADIRQKHPAEFAKRGANIAEYMPPGGESFSAFSRRIMTAFNRLVSSVNGDLLLVGHAGVNRVIISQLLGMPIHNIFHICQGYGCLNIICRNKDGYRLKLLNSLEHIDRSPRTDTLPALCRLNISQRGNMVEER is encoded by the coding sequence ATGTTGATTTATCTGGTGCGGCACGGTGAGATTGATACAGACCGGCAAAAACGTTTCATCGGCCAGATTGACCTCCCGCTGACCGGCGCCGGGGTGTGGCAAGCGAAGATGCTGAGGGAGCGGTTGGCGGGCATTACCCCGGCGGGTGTATATTGCAGCGATCTCAGCCGCTCACTGCTAACGGCTCAAATAATCGCCGGGGCGCACACATTGTCACCCGTGGCTGACATTGGTTTGCGGGAGATTTGCCTGGGTGAGTGGGAGGGGCGCAGTTTTGCGGATATACGCCAAAAACATCCTGCCGAATTTGCCAAACGCGGGGCGAATATAGCAGAATATATGCCTCCCGGCGGCGAAAGCTTCTCCGCTTTTAGCCGCCGGATCATGACTGCCTTTAATCGCCTGGTGAGCAGTGTAAACGGGGATTTGCTTTTGGTGGGTCATGCCGGGGTTAACCGGGTTATTATCAGTCAACTTCTGGGTATGCCGATACATAATATTTTTCATATCTGTCAGGGTTACGGATGTCTGAATATCATCTGCCGCAACAAAGATGGTTACCGGTTAAAGCTGTTAAACAGCTTGGAACATATTGATCGCTCTCCTAGAACCGATACGCTCCCCGCGCTTTGCCGCTTGAATATTTCGCAGAGAGGAAATATGGTAGAGGAAAGATAA
- a CDS encoding DVU_1555 family C-GCAxxG-C-C protein, giving the protein MTNELMRMLELHRQGFNCSQILLALGLESRGEDNPGLIRSMAGLGGGLGFSGKTCGALIGGVCLLSLYTGRGTPEEKEHDEFLLMIDELVQWFEGEIGRTYGGIDCGDILGEGLAEKVVSPKCSSIVIETYNKVKEIMLARGVELAGEKDD; this is encoded by the coding sequence ATGACTAATGAACTAATGCGTATGCTGGAATTGCACCGGCAAGGGTTTAATTGCAGCCAGATACTGCTTGCTCTTGGTCTGGAAAGCCGGGGTGAGGACAATCCCGGCTTGATCCGGTCCATGGCGGGTCTTGGCGGCGGGCTGGGGTTTTCAGGTAAAACTTGTGGCGCGCTGATTGGCGGCGTTTGTCTGCTGAGCCTGTACACAGGCAGGGGTACGCCGGAGGAAAAGGAACACGATGAGTTTTTGTTGATGATTGATGAACTGGTGCAATGGTTTGAGGGGGAAATCGGTCGGACCTATGGCGGGATTGACTGTGGGGATATTCTGGGCGAAGGTCTGGCGGAAAAAGTAGTTTCTCCCAAATGCAGCAGTATCGTCATTGAAACCTATAACAAGGTCAAGGAAATTATGCTTGCCCGGGGGGTTGAATTGGCCGGTGAGAAAGATGACTGA
- the trsS gene encoding radical SAM (seleno)protein TrsS, translated as MTDAGHVLSVTESLCPYCLSKIPARRVARGDEVFLEKECPEHGSFKVPIWRGRPLFQSWIRPKIPADIKVPLTRVERGCPFDCGLCPDHRQHTCTAVLEVTGRCNLRCSFCFADAGKVAPDPDPETVRGWYRRLLDVGGPYNIQLSGGEPTMRDDLPELVAMGREMGFGFIQLNTNGLRLSREPQFLEALSQAGLASLFLQFDGTQEEIYRKLRGGDFLAAKLETIRLCGELGIGVILVPTVVPGVNDHNLGSIIDLALEWLPIVRGVHFQPVSYFGRYPQPPSEKMRITLPEVISNIEHQTAGRIKIENFRPPGCENALCSFHGNFILMPDGGLLPTTRHDSARQASNCCCTPELAVDGSRKARKFVANHWSAMQPLPSRQTGSCKCSAAEQNDEQPDSLDLFLERAKTHTFCISGMAFQDVWNVDLERVKDCCIHTVSPDGKLIPFCAYNLTDNQGRSIYRGR; from the coding sequence ATGACTGATGCAGGGCATGTTCTCTCGGTAACGGAAAGCCTTTGTCCTTATTGTCTGAGTAAAATTCCGGCCAGGCGGGTGGCGCGGGGAGACGAGGTGTTTTTGGAAAAGGAATGTCCGGAGCACGGGAGTTTCAAAGTGCCGATATGGCGTGGCCGGCCGCTTTTTCAGTCCTGGATAAGACCGAAAATTCCGGCTGACATAAAGGTCCCCCTAACCCGGGTTGAACGCGGCTGTCCCTTTGACTGCGGCCTTTGTCCCGACCATCGCCAGCATACCTGTACCGCGGTGCTGGAAGTAACCGGTCGTTGTAATTTGCGTTGTTCTTTTTGTTTTGCCGATGCCGGGAAGGTTGCCCCGGACCCCGACCCGGAAACCGTCAGGGGCTGGTACCGGCGTCTCCTGGACGTTGGGGGGCCATATAATATCCAGCTTTCCGGCGGAGAGCCCACCATGCGGGACGACTTGCCGGAGCTGGTTGCCATGGGGCGGGAGATGGGCTTTGGCTTTATTCAGCTCAACACCAATGGCCTGAGGTTGAGCCGTGAGCCGCAGTTCCTGGAAGCCTTGTCGCAGGCCGGGCTTGCCTCTTTATTTCTTCAGTTTGACGGGACGCAAGAGGAAATATATCGTAAACTGCGGGGCGGCGATTTTTTGGCCGCCAAGCTGGAAACAATCCGGCTGTGCGGGGAGCTGGGCATTGGAGTAATTCTGGTGCCTACCGTGGTTCCGGGTGTTAACGACCATAATCTTGGCAGCATTATTGACCTGGCCCTGGAATGGCTGCCGATAGTGCGGGGGGTGCATTTCCAGCCCGTCAGCTACTTCGGGCGCTATCCCCAGCCGCCGTCGGAGAAGATGCGCATTACCCTGCCGGAAGTTATCAGCAATATTGAGCATCAAACGGCCGGCCGGATTAAAATAGAGAATTTCCGTCCGCCGGGTTGTGAAAACGCCCTGTGCTCATTTCACGGCAACTTCATTTTAATGCCGGATGGAGGGCTATTGCCTACCACCAGGCATGACTCCGCCCGGCAGGCGTCGAATTGCTGCTGCACTCCGGAGCTGGCGGTGGATGGGTCAAGGAAAGCGAGGAAATTTGTAGCAAACCATTGGTCGGCAATGCAGCCGCTGCCAAGCCGGCAAACAGGCAGTTGTAAATGCAGTGCTGCCGAACAAAATGATGAACAGCCGGATAGCCTGGACCTATTCTTGGAAAGGGCTAAAACCCATACCTTCTGCATTTCGGGCATGGCTTTTCAGGATGTATGGAACGTTGACCTGGAACGGGTTAAGGACTGCTGTATCCACACGGTATCTCCCGATGGGAAGCTTATTCCTTTTTGTGCCTATAACCTTACGGACAATCAGGGCAGATCCATCTACAGGGGGCGGTAG